The DNA region TACCCTTCCGCGCAAAGTACTTTGCCTCGATCCGCACGGTTTGGGAAGAGAAATCTCACGAAATCTCCTCATCCATTGTCAACGGGCTCTTTCCCGCGCTGCCGGTCTCGGCGGAGACTATCGCTGCCACTGACCAGTTCCTGGCTGAATTGGGCACTCAAACACCGGCGCTACGTCGTCTGGTCCTAGAAAACCGGGATGGTGTGGCCCGCGCTTTGAAAGCACAAGCTGCGGATAACTAAGGTCTATCCAGCAAATTGTTTATTTGACTAGACTGCTGCAATGACAAACGCAGGCCAGCTCCGCCCCCGATCATCGTCGGGGTTGCGAGCTGGCCTGCGTTCGTTGACAACCGTGAGTCAGGCGGCTGGCGCATTTTGTCGGACTCGGTGGGGCTACAGATTCGGATCCCGCGCTAGATTCTTGACCTGGCAGCATCAAAAGCTGAGACGAATGCTCGCAGCTCGCGCTGGCGGTATTGAACTTGCCAAGCTGCCGATTATCGACAAGTCCGTAATGCTTGCCAACTTTGAACGCTATAATTCGCTGGGTATTGAGCTCAACCAGGCACTCACGGTTGCGACGGCGGCCGAGCGAAGCCGAGACTTTAGCGCCGAGATTGACGGTCTCACTGTGGGCCTATCCAGTGGAACCTCAGGTCAGCGTGGCGTTTTTCTTATTAGTCGCAACGAACGCGCTATTTGGGCGGGTACCATTTTGGCTCGACTTCTGAGCAAAAAGGCCTTACGTCAAGTCATTTTGCCGTGGGCTAGACCATTGCAGATTGCCTTTGTCTTGCGCGCTGACAGCAAGCTTTACCAGCAAGTGCGCAGCCAACGGGTCAACTTCGAGTTTTATGATCTGTTGGAGCCTCTTGGCAAAAATATCGCGGCTTTGGTAGAGCAACAACCAGATTTACTTGTTGGGCCGGCATCGGTTCTCGGCGAATTCGCCCAGCGAAAGCTCCGCGGCGAGCTACAGATTTCGCCCACGCAAGTGATATCTGTGGCAGAAGAACTTTACCCAGGCGATGCCGCCCGGATTCGGCTTGCCTTCGGCATTGACGCCGCACAGGTCTATCAAGCGACTGAAGGACTCCTCGGATTCAGCTGCAAATACGGCTCACTGCATTTGAACGAACAGCACGTCTATGTTGAATTTGACTGGCTTGATGACGCGCGCACCCGGTTCCAGCCCATCATTACGGATTTCAGTCGTAGCACTCAGCTGATGCTGCGATATCGCCTAGACGATGTCCTACACTTAGCAACCGAACCCTGCCGCTGCCACAATCTTGGCTTACGACTTGCCGGCGTTGATGGTCGCGCGGACGCCGTCTTAAGATTCGGTGATAAGCAGCTCTTCCCCGATGTTCTTCGGTGCTCGATGGCGATAGTCAGCGAGCATTTTCGAGACTGGAGCGTCGAACAGCGCCTTGAGGATCAAGAAGATAGTTGTTTGGTCGTGCGGTTGCGTGAACCCGATGTGCACGCAACCGACGTGGTGCAGGCTGAAATCGATGTCTTGCTTGCGAGCTTGACAATACCGCGGCAAAAACTCCAGTTTGCTCCTTGGCAAGAGCCTGCTCCTGGCGCAAAATTGCGTCGAATTCGTCGCACCGATCTGGCGGCGCGTCTATGACCGCCGTCGTCATCACCGGCGGGCGGGCGCCAGTTGCGGTGGAACTAGCGAAATCTTTCTCGGACGCCGGTTTTAAGGTGATCGGTGCCGAAAGCCGAACTAACTTACTGTCCGGTTCCAAGTTCGCCAACAAGTCTTATCGAGTTCCTGCGCCGCGCTGGGACCCGCTCGGATTCGCCGACGCGATAACTGGCATTGCGCGCCTATATAAAGCCGAGTTAATCGTGCCATGTTGCGAAGAGGTCTTTTGGCTTGCCGAGGCAGCGGATCGCCCCGGCTTTGAAGAACTGGCACAAAAGCTTTTCGGTGCCAAGATCAGCACGCTACGCAGATTGCATCAAAAGGCCGATTTCGTGGACCTGCTGCAAGATCTAGACGAACCTGCACCGCAAGGATCGGTGGTTAGCTCGCGAGCTGAGCTGGTAGCCCTACGGCGAGGCAAGCAGACAGCCGCCATTTTGAAACCAGTTTTTCCCGCTTTGCGGCTGACACGATCCTGCATGAGCCTGGATCGCCAGTACCCAAGAAGCTCACCATTGGCGCGACGCGGCCTTGGCTAGTTCAGGAGTTCTTGGCTGGTGAGGAACTCTGTCTAAGCAGCGTCTTCCAATCTGGCCAATTGCGCGCTGCCGTGGTTTATCGACCACTATGGCGCGCGGGCCAGCGCAATCGGGGCTCCGGCACGCTATTCTCTCCGTTGGCCCTTGACGATCCACTCGCCATTGAAACGATTCGGATCGCTCGCAAGATCGCCGTCGAACTTGGATACACCGGATTCCTAGGTCTGGATTTGATCAATACGTCACGGGGTCTTGTCGCCATTGAGTGCAATCCGCGGCCCACCAGCGGAGTGCATCTCTTTGAATCAGGCCTGGCCCAGGCTGTTTTTGACAAAATAGAACCGACAAACTTGATGCTGCCGAGCATCAGCACCAAACGCCGTCGGCTCAGCTTAGTTTCGCCGGCCCGGTTAGTGACAGACTATAGAGCCTGGCGCGAATCCGCAGATGTGCTCGCTCCGCTGGTGCCATTGCGGCAGCAAGTTCGGGTAGCGACGAGTTTGCTGACAACAGCAGTACGGCAGCGAATCAGTCCGCTTGCGGTTTCAACGTGGGACTTGGAATACAACGGAATCAAACCCGGCCCCCAAGAAGCCGAGTGCAGCTATCCCGCAGAACCACATGAGGACGACGGTTGGCCAGGTCAAGCAGTAAATACGCTGACAGTTCAAACCAACGGTGAAATCAGCAATGTGTGCAGCACCGTGGCCAGCTTACGAATCGACGGCGAACTGCTCCCGGCAACCGTCCCGGCTTCGCCTGCCTTCACTCAGGCTTATGTGGTCTCGCCGTAGGCGCATTACATTGGCTTCGCTCGCGATGAACTTGGCGAACTTCACTCCCCTGTGTGGGAACAAGCACTCCGTCCGGTAATTTCCGGGCTAGGCGCAATCTTGCGCAGCGGAAGCATCGATGATGCCGTGATCGTCAACAACGCTCTCATTTCCACCAATTTGCACCCAGATCTCAGCGCTGTCGCATTAGCTAAGATAACCCGAGTTCTCGTTGAGGCGCATCCGGACTGCGCTATCGCTTGGCGGAGCGTGCACGGCCGAGATTCTGAACTTCCCGAGCGATTGCGAGCAAATGGATATCAGCTAATTCCGGCTCGATCCGTGCTGTTTGTGCCAACCAAAGATCGGCAGTTCGAAAGTCATCGCGACTATCGGAAAGATCTGAATCTTTGGCATTCGACGCTGGCAGACCCAGATGGTTATCGACTAACTGCTCCGAGCTGTCTAACCGACGAACAATGCCTAAGAATTGCCGAGCTTTATCGAATGCTCTATTTGGAAAAATACTCCTGGCATAGCCCGCAATATCAGTCCAGCTTTTTCGAACAAACTGCTCGAACGGGCATGTTTAAGTATTTACTCATCGAACGCGCCGGCCGAATAGATGCAGTAATCGGCTACTACACGAACCATCAACATCTCGCCGCGCCAATTATCGGTTATGACACGAGTCTTCCGCGCGAACTCGGTCTGTACCGGATGATTAATCTTCAGATCACTGAGACAGCGTGGCAGCGTGGCCTTGAGGTACATGCCTCATCCGGGGTCGCCAGCTTCAAACGATCCCGCGGCGCTGAAACCGAAATTGAATATACCGCGGTGTACGCCCA from Renibacterium salmoninarum ATCC 33209 includes:
- a CDS encoding F390 synthetase-related protein — protein: MTNAGQLRPRSSSGLRAGLRSLTTVSQAAGAFCRTRWGYRFGSRARFLTWQHQKLRRMLAARAGGIELAKLPIIDKSVMLANFERYNSLGIELNQALTVATAAERSRDFSAEIDGLTVGLSSGTSGQRGVFLISRNERAIWAGTILARLLSKKALRQVILPWARPLQIAFVLRADSKLYQQVRSQRVNFEFYDLLEPLGKNIAALVEQQPDLLVGPASVLGEFAQRKLRGELQISPTQVISVAEELYPGDAARIRLAFGIDAAQVYQATEGLLGFSCKYGSLHLNEQHVYVEFDWLDDARTRFQPIITDFSRSTQLMLRYRLDDVLHLATEPCRCHNLGLRLAGVDGRADAVLRFGDKQLFPDVLRCSMAIVSEHFRDWSVEQRLEDQEDSCLVVRLREPDVHATDVVQAEIDVLLASLTIPRQKLQFAPWQEPAPGAKLRRIRRTDLAARL
- a CDS encoding carbamoyl phosphate synthase- inactivated — translated: MTAVVITGGRAPVAVELAKSFSDAGFKVIGAESRTNLLSGSKFANKSYRVPAPRWDPLGFADAITGIARLYKAELIVPCCEEVFWLAEAADRPGFEELAQKLFGAKISTLRRLHQKADFVDLLQDLDEPAPQGSVVSSRAELVALRRGKQTAAILKPVFPALRLTRSCMSLDRQYPRSSPLARRGLG
- a CDS encoding ATP-grasp domain-containing protein — encoded protein: MAGEELCLSSVFQSGQLRAAVVYRPLWRAGQRNRGSGTLFSPLALDDPLAIETIRIARKIAVELGYTGFLGLDLINTSRGLVAIECNPRPTSGVHLFESGLAQAVFDKIEPTNLMLPSISTKRRRLSLVSPARLVTDYRAWRESADVLAPLVPLRQQVRVATSLLTTAVRQRISPLAVSTWDLEYNGIKPGPQEAECSYPAEPHEDDGWPGQAVNTLTVQTNGEISNVCSTVASLRIDGELLPATVPASPAFTQAYVVSP